A single Curtobacterium sp. MCJR17_020 DNA region contains:
- a CDS encoding Nif3-like dinuclear metal center hexameric protein: MPTLRELQAVIEDLWPAAGAESWDAVGLVAGDPDATVEHVHLAVDAVPATAREAVELGAGLLLTHHPLLLRGVTTIAESTYKGSVLATLVRGGSALIAAHTNADVVTTGTSAVLADRIGLTDQRPLDPGSDPGSDPATGIGRVGVLAEGTTLGALARKLVDLLPPTATGVRVSGDFDQPVRSVALCAGAGDSLLGHPAVLAADVYITSDLRHHPASEFREQALLGGGPALIDTSHWATEWLWLDVAAAQLRDAAGVRVTVSDLRTDPWDFAVLPAAEPTTPTEGV; encoded by the coding sequence ATGCCGACGCTCCGCGAACTCCAGGCCGTGATCGAAGACCTGTGGCCCGCCGCAGGAGCCGAGTCGTGGGACGCCGTCGGACTGGTCGCCGGGGACCCGGACGCCACCGTCGAGCACGTCCACCTGGCCGTCGACGCCGTCCCCGCGACCGCACGTGAAGCGGTCGAGCTCGGTGCCGGGCTCCTCCTCACGCACCACCCGCTGCTGCTGCGCGGCGTCACGACGATCGCCGAGTCGACCTACAAGGGCAGCGTCCTCGCGACCCTCGTGCGCGGTGGCAGCGCCCTGATCGCGGCCCACACCAACGCCGACGTCGTCACCACCGGCACCTCGGCGGTGCTCGCCGACCGCATCGGGCTGACCGACCAGCGCCCCCTCGACCCCGGTTCGGACCCGGGCTCCGACCCCGCGACGGGCATCGGCCGCGTCGGCGTCCTCGCCGAGGGCACCACGCTCGGGGCACTGGCGCGGAAGCTCGTCGACCTGCTGCCGCCCACCGCGACCGGCGTGCGGGTCTCCGGCGACTTCGACCAGCCCGTGCGCAGCGTGGCGCTCTGCGCCGGCGCGGGGGACTCGCTGCTCGGGCACCCCGCCGTCCTCGCGGCCGACGTGTACATCACGAGCGACCTCCGCCACCACCCGGCGTCCGAGTTCCGCGAACAGGCCCTGCTCGGCGGCGGCCCCGCACTCATCGACACCTCGCACTGGGCCACCGAGTGGCTCTGGCTCGACGTCGCGGCCGCGCAACTGCGCGACGCCGCCGGCGTCCGGGTCACCGTGAGCGACCTCCGCACCGACCCGTGGGACTTCGCGGTCCTGCCGGCGGCCGAACCCACCACCCCCACTGAAGGAGTCTGA
- the ppgK gene encoding polyphosphate--glucose phosphotransferase — protein sequence MTSLAVGVDIGGTGIKGAIVDVASGELTTDRIKKATPEGGKPHDITAVVASILDELAPAADVPVGVCFPAIVRDGKTMSAANVSKKWIGFEAEALFEKELGRAIHFVNDADAAGFAEQQFGAAKGKDGLVIVTTLGTGIGSALINDGVLIVNSELGHLEIDGHDAESRASFAAKERDDLSWKHWAKRLQTYYSTLEALLSPELFVVGGGVSKQYEEFLPLLDLQAEIIPATLRNNAGIIGAATLAARSA from the coding sequence ATGACCTCCCTCGCAGTCGGCGTCGACATCGGTGGTACGGGCATCAAGGGCGCGATCGTCGACGTCGCGTCCGGTGAACTGACCACGGACCGCATCAAGAAGGCCACCCCGGAGGGCGGGAAGCCCCACGACATCACCGCCGTCGTCGCCTCGATCCTCGACGAGCTCGCCCCCGCGGCCGACGTCCCCGTCGGCGTGTGCTTCCCCGCGATCGTGCGGGACGGCAAGACCATGTCTGCTGCGAACGTCTCGAAGAAGTGGATCGGCTTCGAGGCCGAAGCGCTGTTCGAGAAGGAGCTCGGCCGCGCGATCCACTTCGTCAACGACGCCGACGCCGCCGGGTTCGCCGAGCAGCAGTTCGGCGCGGCGAAGGGCAAGGACGGCCTGGTGATCGTCACGACGCTCGGCACCGGGATCGGCAGCGCACTCATCAACGACGGTGTGCTCATCGTGAACTCGGAGCTCGGACACCTGGAGATCGACGGTCATGACGCCGAGTCGCGCGCGTCCTTCGCTGCCAAGGAGCGCGACGACCTGTCGTGGAAGCACTGGGCGAAGCGCCTGCAGACCTACTACTCGACGCTCGAGGCCCTGCTCTCCCCCGAGCTCTTCGTCGTCGGCGGCGGCGTGTCGAAGCAGTACGAGGAGTTCCTGCCGCTGCTCGACCTGCAGGCAGAGATCATCCCCGCGACCCTGCGCAACAACGCCGGCATCATCGGCGCCGCGACCCTGGCTGCCCGCAGCGCCTGA
- a CDS encoding SPOR domain-containing protein: MSDERIESQWWFNDKTGQVEQGPQSPQRDRIGPFDTREEAQHALDRIAANNEKWDADDQ; the protein is encoded by the coding sequence ATGAGCGACGAACGCATCGAGTCCCAGTGGTGGTTCAACGACAAGACCGGCCAGGTCGAGCAGGGTCCGCAGTCCCCGCAGCGCGACCGCATCGGCCCGTTCGACACGCGCGAGGAAGCGCAGCACGCGCTCGACCGGATCGCGGCGAACAACGAGAAGTGGGACGCCGACGACCAGTGA
- the map gene encoding type I methionyl aminopeptidase, translating to MPRDEHGHLTAGRISPLRTVPKDIERPEYVGKVEPHEHGLGDTYSPDEVERIRTAGRIASQAIDAVGAAIRPGVTTDELDRIGHEFVVAHGAYPSTLGYRGYPKSLCSSLNEVICHGIPDDTVLQEGDLVNIDITAYKDGMHGDTNRTFIVGQASQEVQDLVTRTEEALRRGIKAVAPGRQVNVIGRAIEAYAKRFGYGVVRDYTGHGVGRAFHSGLIIPHYDAPQYDDVIEQGMVFTIEPMLTLGGIEADIWSDDWTVSTRDKSWTAQFEHTLVVTERGAELLTVS from the coding sequence ATGCCCCGGGACGAACACGGACACCTGACCGCCGGCCGCATCTCCCCGCTCCGGACCGTCCCGAAGGACATCGAGCGCCCGGAGTACGTCGGCAAGGTCGAACCGCACGAGCACGGCCTCGGCGACACGTACTCCCCCGACGAGGTCGAGCGCATCCGCACCGCCGGCCGCATCGCCTCCCAGGCCATCGACGCCGTCGGCGCAGCGATCCGTCCCGGCGTGACCACCGACGAACTCGACCGCATCGGCCACGAGTTCGTCGTCGCACACGGCGCCTACCCGTCGACGCTCGGGTACCGCGGCTACCCGAAGTCACTGTGCTCGAGCCTCAACGAGGTCATCTGCCACGGCATCCCCGACGACACCGTCCTGCAGGAGGGCGACCTCGTCAACATCGACATCACCGCCTACAAGGACGGGATGCACGGCGACACGAACCGCACGTTCATCGTCGGGCAGGCGTCGCAGGAGGTCCAGGACCTGGTGACGCGGACCGAAGAGGCGCTCCGACGCGGCATCAAGGCCGTCGCCCCCGGCCGGCAGGTGAACGTCATCGGCCGCGCCATCGAGGCCTACGCGAAGCGCTTCGGCTACGGCGTCGTCCGCGACTACACCGGCCACGGTGTCGGTCGTGCCTTCCACTCCGGCCTGATCATCCCGCACTACGACGCGCCGCAGTACGACGACGTCATCGAGCAGGGCATGGTGTTCACCATCGAGCCCATGTTGACCCTCGGCGGGATCGAGGCCGACATCTGGTCCGACGACTGGACGGTCTCGACGCGCGACAAGTCGTGGACCGCGCAGTTCGAGCACACCCTCGTCGTCACCGAACGCGGCGCGGAGCTCCTCACCGTCTCCTGA